One genomic window of Chiloscyllium punctatum isolate Juve2018m chromosome 21, sChiPun1.3, whole genome shotgun sequence includes the following:
- the LOC140492371 gene encoding transmembrane protein 88-like: protein MSDLADPFDGLALGSQSAEMPRGMALGQCPGEPLCRGEALELRSGLDCWACAVLLTAHNILVTLLNVLLIVTVFGSILLPASIMVTIGLLCHSQVLNSQASHCKQFLNDNSSTALMVVGFVLVTPLAVLALAAYCRLARRLELGLCFIPYSKAVYRNLPASRYRWTGGCCLRTGETSGKVWV, encoded by the exons ATGTCTGACCTTGCCGACCCGTTTGATGGCCTGGCGCTGGGCAGCCAGAGTGCAGAGATGCCCCGAGGAATGGCGCTGGGTCAGTGCCCGGGTGAACCGCTCTGCCGAGGGGAAGCGCTGGAGTTGCGCAGTGGGCTGGACTGCTGGGCGTGTGCGGTGCTCCTCACTGCACACAACATCCTGGTCACTCTTCTCAACGTGCTGCTCATTGTCACCGTCTTTGGGAGCATCCTACTGCCCGcctccatcatggtcaccatcgGCCTACTCTGCCACTCCCAG GTTTTGAACTCCCAGGCGAGTCACTGCAAGCAGTTCCTGAACGATAACAGTTCCACTGCCCTGATGGTGGTGGGCTTCGTTCTGGTGACACCGTTAGCAGTCCTGGCTCTGGCTGCTTACTGTCGGCTCGCACGGCGCCTGGAACTTGGCCTCTGCTTTATCCCGTACAGCAAGGCCGTGTACCGGAATCTTCCAGCCTCCCGCTACCGCTGGACGGGGGGTTGCTGCCTCAGGACGGGGGAGACTTCAGGAAAAGTTTGGGTGTAA